In the Limanda limanda chromosome 10, fLimLim1.1, whole genome shotgun sequence genome, one interval contains:
- the LOC133011874 gene encoding serine/threonine-protein phosphatase 2A 55 kDa regulatory subunit B gamma isoform isoform X2: protein MGEDTDAPPALDHRGFLPDHNYVTEADIISTVEFNHTGELLATGDKGGRVVIFQREPESKCELFSQGEYNVYSTFQSHEPEFDYLKSLEIEEKINKIRWLPQQNAANFLLSTNDKTIKLWKVSERDKRPEGYNLKDEEGRIKDMSTVTSLQVPVLMPMDLMVEVSPRRVYANAHTYHVNSISVNSDYETYMSADDLRINLWHLDITDRSFNIVDIKPTNMEDLTEVITAAEFHPHHCNLFVYSSSKGTLRLCDMREAALCDKHSKLFEEPEDPSARSFFSEIISSVSDVKFSHSGRYLLTRDYLTAKVWDLNMESKPLETYQVHDYLRSKLCSLYENDCIFDKFECAWNGSDSVIMTGAYNNFFRMFDRNTKRDVTLEASRESSKPRAVLKPRRVCAAGGKRRKDDISVDSLDFTKKILHTAWHPNENIIAIAATNNLYIFQDKLNSELH from the exons CTGATATCATCTCCACTGTTGAGTTCAACCACACGGGAGAGCTCCTGGCCACAGGGGACAAGGGGGGCCGAGTGGTCATCTTTCAGAGGGAACCAGAG AGCAAGTGTGAGCTGTTCTCCCAAGGAGAGTACAATGTCTACAGCACCTTCCAGAGCCATGAGCCCGAGTTCGACTACCTTAAGAGTCTGGAGATCGAGGAGAAGATCAATAAGATCCGATGGCTGCCTCAGCAGAACGCTGCAAACTTCCTACTCTCCACCAACG ataAGACCATTAAGTTGTGGAAGGTGAGTGAAAGAGACAAACGGCCTGAGGGATACAACctgaaggatgaggagggacgCATTAAGGACATGTCCACCGTCACCTCCCTACAG gTACCGGTGTTGATGCCGATGGACCTGATGGTGGAGGTGAGCCCCCGGCGAGTGTATGCCAACGCCCACACCTACCACGTCAACTCCATCTCCGTCAACTCCGATTACGAGACCTACATGTCCGCTGATGATCTGAGGATCAACCTCTGGCATCTGGACATCACCGACCGCAGCTTCA ACATTGTTGACATCAAACCAACCAACATGGAGGATCTGACGGAGGTGATAACAGCAGCTGAGTTTCACCCCCACCACTGTAACCTGTTTGTGTATAGCAGCAGCAAAGGCACCCTGCGTCTCTGTGACATGAGAGAAGCCGCGCTGTGCGACAAACACTCCAAAT tgTTTGAGGAGCCCGAGGACCCCAGCGCCCGCTCCTTTTTCTCCGAGAtcatctcctctgtgtctgacgTCAAGTTCAGCCACAGCGGCCGCTACCTGCTCACCCGGGACTACCTGACCGCCAAGGTCTGGGACCTCAACATGGAGAGCAAGCCCCTCGAGACGTACCAG GTTCATGATTACCTCCGCAGCAAGTTGTGTTCCCTTTATGAAAACGACTGCATCTTCGACAAGTTCGAGTGTGCCTGGAACGGCTCGGACAG tGTGATCATGACCGGAGCCTACAACAACTTCTTCCGCATGTTCGACCGCAACACCAAACGCGACGTGACCCTGGAGGCGTCGCGAGAGAGCAGCAAACCCCGAGCCGTCCTGAAGCCACGCAGGGTGTGCGCCGCGGGGGGGAAGCGGCGGAAGGACGACATCAGCGTGGACAGCCTGGACTTCACCAAGAAGATCCTCCACACGGCCTGGCACCCCAACGAGAACATCATCGCCATCGCCGCCACCAACAACCTGTACATCTTCCAGGACAAACTCAACTCTGAGTTGCATTAA
- the LOC133011874 gene encoding serine/threonine-protein phosphatase 2A 55 kDa regulatory subunit B beta isoform isoform X1 has protein sequence MLSPIQVLCSDITTLSLEPEPFASYTEADIISTVEFNHTGELLATGDKGGRVVIFQREPESKCELFSQGEYNVYSTFQSHEPEFDYLKSLEIEEKINKIRWLPQQNAANFLLSTNDKTIKLWKVSERDKRPEGYNLKDEEGRIKDMSTVTSLQVPVLMPMDLMVEVSPRRVYANAHTYHVNSISVNSDYETYMSADDLRINLWHLDITDRSFNIVDIKPTNMEDLTEVITAAEFHPHHCNLFVYSSSKGTLRLCDMREAALCDKHSKLFEEPEDPSARSFFSEIISSVSDVKFSHSGRYLLTRDYLTAKVWDLNMESKPLETYQVHDYLRSKLCSLYENDCIFDKFECAWNGSDSVIMTGAYNNFFRMFDRNTKRDVTLEASRESSKPRAVLKPRRVCAAGGKRRKDDISVDSLDFTKKILHTAWHPNENIIAIAATNNLYIFQDKLNSELH, from the exons CTGATATCATCTCCACTGTTGAGTTCAACCACACGGGAGAGCTCCTGGCCACAGGGGACAAGGGGGGCCGAGTGGTCATCTTTCAGAGGGAACCAGAG AGCAAGTGTGAGCTGTTCTCCCAAGGAGAGTACAATGTCTACAGCACCTTCCAGAGCCATGAGCCCGAGTTCGACTACCTTAAGAGTCTGGAGATCGAGGAGAAGATCAATAAGATCCGATGGCTGCCTCAGCAGAACGCTGCAAACTTCCTACTCTCCACCAACG ataAGACCATTAAGTTGTGGAAGGTGAGTGAAAGAGACAAACGGCCTGAGGGATACAACctgaaggatgaggagggacgCATTAAGGACATGTCCACCGTCACCTCCCTACAG gTACCGGTGTTGATGCCGATGGACCTGATGGTGGAGGTGAGCCCCCGGCGAGTGTATGCCAACGCCCACACCTACCACGTCAACTCCATCTCCGTCAACTCCGATTACGAGACCTACATGTCCGCTGATGATCTGAGGATCAACCTCTGGCATCTGGACATCACCGACCGCAGCTTCA ACATTGTTGACATCAAACCAACCAACATGGAGGATCTGACGGAGGTGATAACAGCAGCTGAGTTTCACCCCCACCACTGTAACCTGTTTGTGTATAGCAGCAGCAAAGGCACCCTGCGTCTCTGTGACATGAGAGAAGCCGCGCTGTGCGACAAACACTCCAAAT tgTTTGAGGAGCCCGAGGACCCCAGCGCCCGCTCCTTTTTCTCCGAGAtcatctcctctgtgtctgacgTCAAGTTCAGCCACAGCGGCCGCTACCTGCTCACCCGGGACTACCTGACCGCCAAGGTCTGGGACCTCAACATGGAGAGCAAGCCCCTCGAGACGTACCAG GTTCATGATTACCTCCGCAGCAAGTTGTGTTCCCTTTATGAAAACGACTGCATCTTCGACAAGTTCGAGTGTGCCTGGAACGGCTCGGACAG tGTGATCATGACCGGAGCCTACAACAACTTCTTCCGCATGTTCGACCGCAACACCAAACGCGACGTGACCCTGGAGGCGTCGCGAGAGAGCAGCAAACCCCGAGCCGTCCTGAAGCCACGCAGGGTGTGCGCCGCGGGGGGGAAGCGGCGGAAGGACGACATCAGCGTGGACAGCCTGGACTTCACCAAGAAGATCCTCCACACGGCCTGGCACCCCAACGAGAACATCATCGCCATCGCCGCCACCAACAACCTGTACATCTTCCAGGACAAACTCAACTCTGAGTTGCATTAA
- the wfs1b gene encoding wolframin produces the protein MEPSLTGNSSTPKLSPSSTPAALRSGLSSPSSSATTASPASNRPSPKHTMPTPPATPSPTSSTAPPRTTPGLSSRSSSLSTPPASPLRQPPRSLSQAGRSQLNAATPVDHRTGSSAAAPAPQTPPTHEPEEPEEEVSFEDLEERAKSGDAKAQTKMGRYFLVLAEERDEELNNCTAVTWLVQAAKQGRRDAVKLLQQCLASRKGITLENYEEMKKLCTETRFERGVRKAALLMYWKLNPEKKRSVAISEMLENVEHVHTEPGKPVSPGPLNSSAKKQRRVLETMVTSEANSHVGLDDFVEMTKKYARGISPSPVMATAGGDDEDDDGFIVKHPDELPLHQKLLKFPLYALLEIKEHLIDWASRAGMQWLSALIPTHHVNALIFFFIISNLTIEFFVFLIPLLVFYLSFFSMVICTLRVFQNSKAWENFRALTDLLAHFEPGLDLEQAETNFGSTHLEPYLYFLLSVIFVVFSFPVADKSWIPCSEMAAVAFFFTVTAFLSLHASAQLFARKAFFTEVLSGACSLTHFLPDSLWFLRVLGVTILRVPLGDILVLNLGIPCLLYGHLFYLFFRMAQLRGFKGTYLCLVPYMVCFTWCELCLVFLNNASAIGLIRTCVGYFLFLFALPVLSLGLAAMLIIQLLQWFLALELTKMVVTLTICFVPVVLRLWTRFSLNPIVVFRSLSRSSIVKLILVWLSALVLFCWMYVYRSEGMKVYNSTLTWPEYSNLCGPIAWKESNMAQTQILCSHLEGHHVTWTGRFKYVRVTDIENGPHSVINMLPVVVGDWMRCLYGEPYPLCEEVKKATPESQPLPAPAPPTEDPLCKLKKLAKHECHIKHFDRYKFEVTMGMPLERKTKNGTIIEDEDATKDIVLRASSEFKSVLLHLNTGSLVEFSTVLEGRLGSKWPVFELKAIHCLSCGGASVPRRRQYKIEHDWRRTTQNALQFGFDFFFNPFLTAQLEQHSEAEAETETETETG, from the exons ATGGAACCATCGCTAACCGGCAACTCCTCCACCCCAAAACTCAGCCCCTCCTCGACCCCCGCCGCCCTCAGGTCGGGCCTCTCCTCACCCAGCTCTTCAGCTACCACGGCCTCACCAGCCTCAAACCGGCCTTCGCCTAAACACACCATGCCAACGCCTCCGGCCACACCCTCGCCCACTTCTTCCACCGCCCCCCCTCGGACCACCCCAGGTCTTTCTtcccgctcctcctccctgtccacGCCGCCCGCCTCGCCCCTCCGCCAGCCCCCCAGGAGCCTCTCTCAGGCGGGCAGATCTCAGCTCAACGCAGCCACTCCAGTGGATCACAGAACTGGATCCTCAGCAGCTGCCCCGGCTCCTCAGACTCCTCCCACACACGAACCAG aggagccagaggaggaggtgagttTTGAAGACCTGGAGGAGAGAGCAAAGTCAGGAGACGCTAAAGCACAAACCAAG ATGGGGCGATACTTCCTGGTCCTCGCAGAAGAAAGAGACGAGGAGCTGAACAACTGCACAGCGGTCACATGGTTGGTCCAGGCTGCTAAACAAGGCCGCAGGGACGCCGTCAAACTGCTGCAGCAGTGCTTAGCCTCAAGGAAAG GCATCACTTTGGAGAACTATGAGGAGATGAAGAAGCTGTGCACGGAGACACGTTTTGAGAGAGGAGTCAGGAAGGCGGCTCTGCTCATGTACTGGAAGTTGAatccagagaagaagaggtCGGTGGCCATTTCTGAGATGCTAGAGAACGTTGAACACGTGCACACAGAGCCAG GGAAACCAGTCTCCCCTGGTCCACTCAACAGCTCTGCCAAGAAACAGAGGAGAGTCCTGGAGACAATGGTCACCAGTGAGG CCAATTCCCATGTCGGTCTAGATGATTTTGTGGAGATGACTAAGAAGTATGCTCGGGGTATTTCACCTTCACCAGTCATGGCCACTGCTGGAGGCGATGATGAAGACGACGATGGTTTCATCGTGAAACATCCAGACGAGTTGCCCCTGCACCAGAAG CTGCTGAAGTTCCCTCTGTACGCCCTGCTGGAGATCAAGGAGCACCTGATCGACTGGGCGTCCCGTGCTGGCATGCAGTGGCTCAGCGCCCTGATCCCCACCCACCACGTCAACgctctcatcttcttcttcattatcTCCAACCTCACCATCGAGTTCTTCGTCTTCCTCATCCCTCTGCTGGTTTTCtacctctccttcttctccatgGTCATCTGTACCCTGCGGGTGTTTCAG AATTCAAAAGCCTGGGAGAACTTCCGGGCTCTGACAGACCTGCTGGCTCACTTTGAACCAGGTCTGGATTTGGAGCAGGCCGAGACCAACTTTGGATCGACACACTTGGAGCCATATCT gTACTTCCTCCTCTCCGTCATCTTTGTGGTTTTCTCCTTCCCTGTTGCTGATAAATCCTGGATCCCCTGCTCAGAGATGGCCGCCGTCGCTTTCTTCTTCACGGTCACCGCCTTCCTCAGCCTCCACGCCTCGGCTCAGCTCTTTGCTCGGAAAGCCTTCTTCACAGAAGTCCTGTCTGGTGCCTGCTCCCTCACCCACTTCCTGCCGGACTCTCTCTGGTTCCTCAGGGTCTTAGGGGTGACCATCCTCAGGGTGCCTCTAGGGGACATCTTGGTGTTAAACCTGGGGATTCCGTGCCTGCTATACGGACACCTCTTCTACCTCTTCTTCCGCATGGCCCAGCTGAGAGGCTTCAAGGGCACCTACCTGTGCCTGGTGCCGTACATGGTCTGCTTCACCTGGTGCGAGCTCTGCTTGGTCTTCCTCAATAATGCCTCTGCAATAGGACTCATCCGCACCTGCGTTGgctacttcctcttcctgttcgcCCTCCCTGTTCTCTCGCTGGGCCTGGCCGCCATGCTCATCATCCAGTTGCTGCAGTGGTTCCTCGCCCTGGAGCTGACCAAGATGGTGGTCACGTTGACCATCTGCTTCGTGCCGGTCGTGTTGAGGCTTTGGACTCGCTTCAGCCTCAACCCCATCGTGGTTTTCCGTTCGTTGTCCCGGAGCAGCATCGTCAAGCTCATCCTGGTGTGGCTCAGCGCGCTGGTGCTCTTCTGCTGGATGTACGTCTACAGGTCTGAAGGCATGAAGGTGTATAACTCCACCCTGACGTGGCCTGAGTACAGCAACCTGTGCGGCCCTATTGCCTGGAAAGAGTCCAACATGGCCCAAACTCAGATCCTCTGCTCTCACCTGGAGGGACATCACGTCACCTGGACCGGACGCTTCAAATACGTCCGCGTGACCGACATCGAGAATGGTCCTCATTCAGTTATCAACATGCTGCCTGTGGTTGTGGGGGACTGGATGCGGTGCCTGTATGGTGAACCGTATCCTTTGTGTGAGGAGGTTAAAAAAGCCACCCCTGAGTCCCAGCCTCTGCCCGCCCCGGCCCCTCCCACCGAAGACCCCCTCTGTAAACTCAAAAAACTGGCCAAGCACGAATGCCACATCAAACACTTTGATCGCTACAAGTTCGAAGTCACGATGGGCATGCCGCtggagaggaagacgaagaaCGGGACGATCATAGAGGACGAAGACGCCACTAAGGACATAGTCCTGAGGGCGAGTAGTGAGTTTAAATCGGTGCTTTTACACCTGAACACAGGAAGCCTGGTGGAGTTCAGTACCGTCCTGGAGGGGCGATTAGGCTCCAAATGGCCCGTGTTTGAACTGAAAGCCATCCACTGCCTGTCCTGCGGGGGCGCCAGCGTGCCCCGCCGCAGGCAGTACAAGATCGAACACGACTGGAGGCGCACGACTCAGAACGCCCTGCAGTTTGGCTTTGACTTCTTCTTCAACCCCTTCCTCACTGCTCAGCTGGAGCAACACTCGGAGGCAGAGGCCGAaacagagactgagacagagacaggataG
- the jakmip1 gene encoding janus kinase and microtubule-interacting protein 1, giving the protein MSSATPSAAPPLKKGRKPEKAEVMVDAVQVTSEELRSKLMDVQIELQQERGKVCKLRERLQEQRQARELEQHKHAVALTDLRAKLHEEKLREIAVGRETLVRQHEFELARSIKIRDTEVQRLQGLVNALRDGAADKLKNALLCEAREEARRAFDGERIRLQQEIQEQKTARKQADEALANALQADKSKAVDLRTAYQQHQDEVHRIKRDCERDIRRLMDELKAKDRVVCSLERELGLQAGYAQKLQLQKEALDEQLGHVREAERYNHGSPKREMMPGIGDNHDQVNNQEVEERDTRRFQLKIAELHSVIRKLEDRNALLADERNELVKRVREAESQMKPLFEKNKRLSKKNDDLLQTLQRMEEKLKNLSRDNAEMKEKASSRQPPQQQSMQPQLRRPSSLTDLSHAHEEQEVEFLKLQVAEQRGIIDELTQERDRMVMSKKNKRKPLKLSKRHVVETYFGFDEESIDSETSSLTSYNTDLTDRTPATPEEDLEETVSREESELRFRQLTREYQALQRAYALLQEQTGGTLDAEREARTREQMQLDLSSCQAKILDLEKALVEKGQDSKWVEEKQFLLRTNQELHEKMCSWQQAESRLQAEVQDARDQNELLEFRVLELEERERRSPALNLHMSAFPENSSSALQIYCRQQGVKDVIIPELMKKLDILGDNGNLRNEEQVAVIQAGTVISLCEKWLKQIDNTEAALTQKMIDLENDKDLFSKQKGYLEEELDYRKQTLDQAYMRIEELEATLYSALQQEQPACRAVAESLTDRQREELKLAVDKLRRQILRQSRQYDSQILQERMELLQQAQQRIRELEDRIDWQKRQIKDIEEKFLFLFLFFSLAFILWP; this is encoded by the exons ATGTCATCGGCCACACCCTCTGCGGCGCCACCCCTCAAGAAGGGAAGGAAGCCGGAGAAGGCGGAGGTGATGGTCGACGCGGTGCAGGTCACcagtgaggagctgaggagcaaaCTCATGGACGTCCAAatcgagctgcagcaggagcggGGGAAg GTGTGTAAGCTCCGTGAGCGGCTCCAGGAGCAGCGGCAGGCTCgagagctggagcagcacaAACACGCCGTGGCACTCACTGACCTGCGCGCCAAGCTCCACGAGGAAAAGCTACGCGAGATAGCGGTCGGCCGCGAGACGCTGGTGCGGCAGCACGAATTCGAGCTTGCACGGTCTATCAAGATCCGGGACACGGAGGTGCAGAGGCTACAGGGGCTCGTGAATGCACTGAGAGATGGAGCTGCAGATAAGCTCAAAAACGCTCTTCTCTGTGAGGCTCGGGAGGAGGCCAGGAGGGCCTTCGATGGGGAGAGGATAAGGCTACAGCAGGAG ATCCAGGAACAGAAGACAGCCAGGAAGCAGGCTGACGAAGCTCTGGCCAACGCTCTGCAGGCCGATAAATCAAAAGCAGTCGATCTCCGCACAGCCTACCAACAGCACCAAGATGAGGTGCATCGGATCAAACGGGACTGTGAGAGAGACATCCGCAGATTG ATGGATGAGTTGAAGGCAAAGGACCGGGTTGTGTGTTCTCTGGAGAGAGAGCTGGGGCTGCAGGCCGGCTACGCCCAGAAGCTTCAGCTTCAGAAGGAAGCCCTGGACGAGCAGCTGGGTCACGTACGAGAGGCAGAGAGGTACAACCACGGCAGCCCCAAGAGAGAGATGATGCCTGGGATAGGAGACAACCACGATCAGGTCAACAACCAG gaggtggaggagcgtGACACCAGGAGGTTCCAGCTGAAGATCGCCGAGCTCCACTCAGTCATCAGGAAACTGGAGGACAGAAATGCGCTGCTGGCCGACGAGAGGAATGAACTG GTGAAGCGAGTGCGTGAGGCAGAGAGCCAGATGAAGCCTCTGTTTGAGAAGAACAAGCGGCTCTCCAAGAAGAATGATGACCTCTTGCAAACGTTGCAACGCATGGAGGAGAAACTCAAGAACCTGAGCCGGGATAACGCAGAGATG AAGGAGAAGGCCTCCTCTCGGCAGCCCCCGCAGCAACAATCGATGCAACCGCAGCTGAGGCGGCCGAGCTCCCTGACAGATCTAAGCCATGCCCacgaggaacaggaagtggagtttCTCAAGCTGCAGGTTGCCGAGCAACGTGGCATCATCGACGAGCTCACGCAG GAACGTGACCGAATGGTGATGAGCAAGAAGAACAAAAGGAAACCTCTCAAACTGTCAAAA AGGCATGTTGTGGAGACATATTTTGGATTTGATGAGGAGTCCATAGACTCTGAGacgtcctctctcacctcctacAACACTGACCTCACTGACCGCACGCCTGCAACTCCAGAGGAAGATCTAGAAGAG ACTGTGTCCCGAGAGGAGTCAGAGCTCCGTTTCCGTCAGCTCACCAGAGAGTACCAGGCTCTCCAGCGGGCCTACGCCCTCCTGCAAGAGCAGACCGGCGGCACTCTGGATGCTGAGAGGGAGGCCAGG ACACGTGAGCAGATGCAGTTGGACCTCAGCAGCTGCCAGGCAAAGATCCTGGACCTGGAGAAGGCGCTGGTGGAGAAAGGCCAG GATTCAAAGTGGGTGGAGGAGAAGCAGTTCTTGCTCAGGACCAACCAGGAACTTCATGAGAAG ATGTGTTCGTGGCAGCAGGCAGAGTCGCGGCTGCAGGCCGAGGTTCAGGATGCTCGGGACCAGAATGAGCTGCTGGAATTCAGGGTGCTGGAACTGGAA GAGAGGGAGCGCagatctcctgccctcaatctCCACATGTCTGCGTTTCCTGAGAACAGCAGCAGCGCCCTGCAGATCTACTGCCGCCAGCAGGGGGTCAAG GATGTAATCATTCCTGAGCTCATGAAGAAACTGGATATCCTGGGGGATAACGGG AATCTCAGAAATGAGGAGCAGGTTGCAGTGATCCAGGCAGGGACAGTGATATCTCTGTGTGAAAAG TGGCTGAAGCAAATAGACAACACAGAGGCTGCCCTCACACAGAAGATGATCGACCTGGAAAATGACAAG GATCTGTTTAGTAAGCAGAAGGGATATCTGGAGGAAGAGTTGGACTATAGGAAGCAGACCCTGGACCAGGCCTACATG AGGATCGAGGAGCTGGAGGCCACGCTGTATAGCgctctgcagcaggagcagccggCATGCCGAGCGGTGGCTGAGTCgctgacagacaggcagagggaggagctgaAGCTTGCCGTGGACAAGCTGCGGCGTCAGATTCTCCGGCAGAGCCGGCAGTATGACAGTCAGATCTTACAGGAGCGCATGGAGCTCCTACAGCAGGCCCAGCAG